A region from the Saccharomonospora azurea NA-128 genome encodes:
- a CDS encoding helix-turn-helix transcriptional regulator, with translation MYFSLRTVRQLVSTVDTIAGITAPERFPESCLAVMCDLLAADAVTYHERHLRAGTVHRVEFRRCPPENGFPGHRAALSVQPYADLHVTVVFTRWSRPFTDVEHDVCALLREPIASVLRRAYSDRFVGPTPADTDLTSRERQILRLVARGRTNVAIAHELALSPRTVAKHLEHVYRKLRVDGRAAAVARILG, from the coding sequence ATGTACTTCTCACTACGCACGGTGCGTCAGCTGGTGTCCACTGTCGACACCATCGCCGGGATCACCGCCCCGGAGCGGTTCCCGGAGTCGTGCCTGGCGGTGATGTGCGACCTGCTCGCGGCCGACGCCGTCACCTACCACGAGCGGCACCTGCGGGCCGGGACGGTGCACCGCGTCGAGTTCCGGCGCTGTCCCCCGGAGAACGGGTTTCCCGGCCACCGCGCCGCGTTGTCGGTGCAGCCGTACGCCGACCTGCACGTCACCGTGGTCTTCACTCGCTGGTCGCGCCCCTTCACCGACGTCGAGCACGACGTGTGTGCCTTGCTGCGTGAGCCGATCGCCTCGGTGCTGCGACGCGCTTACTCCGATCGGTTCGTCGGTCCCACGCCGGCCGACACCGACCTGACGTCGCGGGAACGGCAGATCCTTCGGCTGGTCGCGCGGGGCCGGACGAACGTCGCGATCGCGCACGAACTCGCGTTGAGCCCGCGCACGGTCGCCAAGCACCTGGAGCACGTGTACCGCAAGCTCCGGGTCGACGGCCGGGCCGCGGCGGTCGCCAGGATCCTGGGCTGA